A single window of Methylacidimicrobium sp. AP8 DNA harbors:
- a CDS encoding carbohydrate kinase family protein yields the protein MAERRLARQTGEQLLGSRAQLLKRVCLSGFDGLVEESFRVVGHRRSPEQYSVLASVREFLVRLQSEDDAGADRVFELVEGRPRMAGSAPWFSSALGALGVQVHFVGACGKPGCMHRAFAELEKRARVYPVAAPAYERVLEFGDERISFVDYRPWGEITWELVEERVGKAALRDLWAKAHLAAFPNWSRLTHLSLLWRRLLSELCPTSGAPRKLLLFDLGDLRHSTDADVLSAIKILQEFQACHDVVLSLNARESQTVARVLRLPRIGLDFAGAPSAAAALREKIGISTVVIHCPLYAAAADGEGEEGLECAHTAKPRTVLQAGDHFNAGFSAGRLLGWRARYCLQLGIACAGFYVRHAVSPSREELVRFLRAL from the coding sequence ATGGCCGAGCGGCGCCTCGCCCGACAGACCGGAGAACAGCTCCTCGGCTCTCGGGCCCAACTGCTCAAGCGGGTTTGCCTGTCGGGATTCGACGGCTTGGTGGAGGAGTCCTTCCGCGTGGTGGGCCATCGCCGTTCCCCGGAGCAGTACTCCGTCCTTGCTTCGGTTCGCGAGTTTCTGGTCCGTTTGCAGTCCGAGGACGATGCGGGAGCGGATCGGGTTTTCGAGCTGGTCGAGGGGCGTCCCCGCATGGCGGGGAGCGCTCCCTGGTTTTCCTCGGCGCTCGGCGCGCTGGGGGTGCAGGTCCACTTCGTCGGCGCCTGCGGAAAGCCGGGGTGCATGCATCGGGCTTTTGCCGAGCTCGAAAAGCGCGCTCGCGTTTATCCGGTGGCTGCCCCCGCTTATGAGCGGGTCTTGGAGTTCGGCGACGAGCGCATCTCTTTCGTGGATTATCGTCCCTGGGGGGAGATCACCTGGGAGCTGGTAGAGGAGCGCGTCGGAAAAGCCGCGCTGCGCGACCTCTGGGCGAAGGCCCATCTGGCCGCATTCCCCAACTGGTCACGGCTCACGCATCTCTCGCTCCTCTGGAGACGGCTCCTTTCCGAGCTCTGCCCCACCTCCGGGGCGCCGCGGAAGCTGCTCCTCTTCGACCTGGGGGACCTTCGCCATTCCACCGACGCCGACGTCCTGTCGGCGATCAAGATCCTTCAGGAGTTCCAGGCATGCCATGACGTGGTCCTGAGCTTGAACGCTCGGGAAAGCCAGACGGTCGCCCGCGTGCTCCGCCTGCCGAGAATCGGCCTCGATTTTGCCGGCGCGCCTTCCGCGGCGGCCGCCCTCCGGGAGAAAATCGGAATCTCCACGGTGGTCATCCACTGTCCGCTCTACGCAGCCGCCGCCGACGGAGAGGGCGAGGAGGGGCTCGAATGCGCGCATACGGCCAAGCCGAGGACCGTTCTCCAAGCAGGCGACCATTTCAACGCCGGATTTTCCGCCGGCCGTCTCCTCGGCTGGCGGGCGCGCTACTGCCTGCAGCTCGGAATCGCCTGCGCCGGCTTCTATGTCCGGCACGCGGTGAGTCCTAGTCGCGAGGAGCTCGTCCGCTTCCTGCGGGCGCTCTGA
- a CDS encoding IS1634 family transposase, with protein sequence MYVQEVRTCQRGKVYRSVLVRESYRVGKQVKTRILSNLTRMPVEVQQAVRALLQGKKLVPLDGLEGQEALDYGGIAVLEQAWQRFGLDQVLSGVGSERKGRLLKAMIFGRILFPSSKLALREEAGGTLLAKVCGLEEKDLEEDDLYRAMDGLNGVWSGIEKKLYREAQPEGASLVLYDLSSVYFEGTAPRGLAQYGYSRDHRQDRRQVLLAVATDARGIPIHVEVLRGNRADSTTLTGLLVTLRRRLGIREATFVFDGGMKSRWNLEMLTGMELEYVTRSTGTKLQEIVRRLPKDRQLWLTDRTRVMEIEHQGVRYVVAGGEWRAMRDRERRQSRIARGEEELRQIAKATRKGADPVELGSRIGRALQRIQAHKYFQYGVDAKGRFWWKLDQERVKEEEAIDGWYLLETNLPSAKASPQEVLTHYKRLAEVEAAFSELKSYLEVRPVYHWRPDRVRNHVRICFLAFWMNARLRTEWVAKGFTEEVPKVLRRLQAIRLIRLAPNGRPLIGFFSKIPADINPLLQKLDLLPLFARPPKWAM encoded by the coding sequence ATGTACGTGCAAGAGGTGCGCACTTGCCAGAGGGGCAAAGTCTACCGATCCGTTCTTGTCCGGGAGTCGTATCGGGTGGGCAAGCAGGTCAAGACGAGGATCCTGTCCAATCTGACCCGGATGCCGGTGGAGGTCCAGCAGGCGGTCCGAGCGCTGCTGCAGGGGAAGAAGCTGGTGCCCCTGGACGGACTGGAAGGGCAGGAAGCTCTGGATTACGGAGGAATCGCGGTCCTCGAGCAAGCGTGGCAGCGATTTGGACTCGATCAGGTTCTTTCCGGGGTGGGTTCGGAGCGGAAGGGGCGGCTTTTGAAAGCGATGATCTTTGGACGGATTCTCTTTCCCTCTTCCAAGCTCGCCCTTCGGGAGGAAGCAGGCGGGACGCTTTTGGCTAAGGTATGCGGGCTGGAGGAGAAGGACCTGGAAGAAGACGATCTCTACCGGGCGATGGATGGGCTCAACGGCGTTTGGAGCGGGATCGAGAAGAAGCTTTACCGGGAAGCCCAACCAGAGGGAGCGAGCTTGGTGCTCTATGACCTTTCGAGTGTCTACTTCGAGGGGACGGCCCCGAGGGGATTGGCGCAGTACGGCTACAGCCGGGATCACCGGCAAGATCGGCGGCAGGTGCTTCTTGCGGTCGCCACCGATGCCCGGGGGATCCCGATCCATGTGGAGGTCCTGCGGGGGAACCGGGCGGACAGCACGACGCTGACGGGGCTCTTGGTGACTCTCAGACGCCGACTCGGGATCCGAGAGGCTACCTTCGTCTTCGATGGCGGGATGAAGAGCCGGTGGAATCTGGAGATGCTCACCGGCATGGAGCTTGAGTACGTGACCCGATCAACTGGGACCAAGCTCCAGGAGATCGTTCGGCGACTTCCCAAAGATCGGCAGCTCTGGCTGACGGATCGAACCCGGGTGATGGAGATCGAGCACCAAGGGGTTCGCTACGTCGTTGCCGGAGGGGAGTGGCGCGCGATGCGCGATCGGGAGCGGCGGCAGAGCCGCATCGCCCGAGGAGAGGAAGAGCTGCGCCAGATTGCCAAGGCAACGCGCAAGGGGGCAGACCCAGTCGAGCTCGGCAGCCGGATCGGCCGGGCGCTCCAGCGGATCCAGGCCCATAAGTACTTTCAGTATGGAGTCGACGCCAAGGGCCGGTTCTGGTGGAAGCTTGACCAAGAGCGGGTCAAAGAAGAAGAGGCGATCGACGGCTGGTATCTTTTGGAGACCAACCTCCCGTCCGCCAAGGCTTCTCCTCAGGAGGTGCTGACCCACTACAAGCGGCTCGCAGAGGTCGAGGCCGCTTTTTCAGAACTCAAGAGCTACCTCGAAGTCCGTCCGGTCTATCATTGGCGGCCCGATCGGGTCCGCAACCACGTGAGAATCTGCTTCTTGGCTTTCTGGATGAATGCCCGCCTCAGGACCGAATGGGTGGCCAAAGGGTTTACCGAAGAGGTGCCCAAGGTGCTCCGCCGCCTTCAGGCGATCCGCTTGATCCGGCTTGCCCCAAACGGACGGCCTTTGATCGGGTTCTTCTCCAAGATCCCCGCCGACATCAACCCACTGCTCCAAAAGCTCGACCTCCTCCCCCTCTTTGCTCGCCCGCCCAAATGGGCCATGTAG